The Clostridioides sp. ES-S-0010-02 genome window below encodes:
- the hydG gene encoding [FeFe] hydrogenase H-cluster radical SAM maturase HydG: MFIKHELINSLLEDAKNSTSDDIEKVLDKADRREKLSYKDIATLLEVEDKKQLDRLFSIAGQIKNEIYGNRVVLFAPLYVSNYCVNECVYCGFNTCNKFKRKKLTMDEIREEVKILEKMGHKRLALEAGEDPKNCDINYILDCLDAIYSTYNENGNIRRVNVNIAATSVEEYKLLKEKGIGTYILFQETYHKPTFIKMHGQSIKNDYYYHLTAFDRAMEAGVDDVGAGVLFGLADPKFEVLGLMMHNEHLEEKFGVGFHTISFPRLKKAEGMSLENFPHLVSDDMFKKIVAITRLAVPFTGIIMSTRETAEMRNELLKYGVSQVSAGSLTGVGGYKAYEDGDNTEQFEVGDHRSPVEVLKELITDGYIPSYCTACYRKGRTGDRFMSLAKSRQIHNVCTPNALTTLNEFLIDYGDEELKSMGKKLITEEISKIEREDIRNIVSNNMTALERGERDLYL; this comes from the coding sequence ATGTTCATAAAACATGAACTTATTAATTCTTTGTTAGAGGATGCAAAAAATTCAACTTCTGATGATATTGAAAAAGTACTTGATAAGGCTGATAGAAGAGAAAAACTTAGTTATAAAGATATAGCTACACTTCTTGAAGTAGAAGATAAAAAACAACTTGATAGATTATTTAGTATAGCTGGGCAAATAAAAAATGAAATATATGGTAATAGAGTGGTTTTATTTGCCCCTCTTTATGTATCAAACTACTGTGTAAATGAATGTGTTTACTGTGGTTTCAATACATGTAATAAATTTAAAAGAAAAAAACTTACTATGGACGAAATAAGAGAAGAAGTTAAAATACTTGAAAAAATGGGTCATAAAAGACTTGCTTTAGAAGCTGGTGAAGACCCTAAAAATTGTGATATAAATTATATACTAGACTGCTTAGATGCAATTTATTCAACATATAATGAAAATGGAAACATAAGAAGGGTAAACGTTAACATAGCAGCTACTAGTGTAGAAGAATATAAACTACTAAAAGAAAAGGGAATAGGAACTTATATACTATTTCAAGAAACTTACCATAAACCAACATTTATAAAGATGCATGGTCAGTCTATAAAAAATGACTACTACTACCATTTAACAGCTTTTGATAGAGCCATGGAAGCTGGAGTTGATGATGTTGGTGCAGGAGTTTTGTTTGGTCTCGCTGACCCTAAATTTGAAGTTTTAGGACTTATGATGCATAATGAACACCTAGAAGAAAAATTTGGTGTAGGATTCCATACTATATCTTTCCCTAGATTAAAAAAGGCTGAGGGTATGAGTTTAGAAAATTTCCCTCATTTAGTTTCTGATGATATGTTCAAAAAAATTGTAGCTATAACTAGATTGGCAGTTCCTTTTACTGGAATTATAATGTCTACTAGGGAAACTGCTGAAATGAGAAACGAATTACTAAAATATGGTGTATCACAAGTTAGTGCAGGTTCTCTAACAGGTGTTGGTGGATATAAAGCATATGAAGATGGTGACAATACAGAGCAATTTGAGGTTGGAGACCACAGAAGCCCTGTAGAAGTCCTTAAGGAATTAATCACTGATGGATATATCCCTAGTTACTGTACAGCCTGTTATCGAAAAGGTAGAACTGGAGATAGATTTATGAGTTTGGCTAAGAGTCGTCAAATTCACAATGTCTGCACACCAAATGCACTTACTACATTGAATGAATTTTTAATTGATTATGGTGACGAAGAACTTAAATCTATGGGTAAAAAACTTATTACTGAAGAAATATCTAAGATAGAAAGAGAAGACATAAGAAACATCGTATCTAACAATATGACTGCCTTAGAACGTGGGGAAAGAGATTTATACTTATAA
- the hydE gene encoding [FeFe] hydrogenase H-cluster radical SAM maturase HydE has product MTKNKIKYFIDKLYSINSLSFDELLYLIENIDNEEYNFEQNLRNYLYKQASDMRNKHYGNRVYLRGLIELTNYCKNNCYYCGIQSSNKNITRYRLSTDEILECCDIGYKIGYRTFVLQGGEDTYFTDDKICEIVSSIKNKYEDCAITLSLGEKSYDSYKKYFLSGADRYLLRHETATDSHYKKLHPPNIELRTRKECLKNLKEIGYQVGAGFMVESPFQSNEDLVRDLLYLKELNPHMVGIGPFIPHHDTIFKDYKHGDLEKTLLMLSITRLLLPKVLLPATTALASINPSGRNAGLLAGCNVIMPNLSPQEFRKQYSLYDNKAFTGQEACEYHQSLEENIKSLGLKVDYSRGDNIEWRRL; this is encoded by the coding sequence ATGACTAAAAATAAGATTAAATACTTTATAGATAAACTTTACAGCATTAATTCACTAAGCTTTGATGAACTACTATACTTAATAGAGAATATCGACAATGAAGAATATAACTTTGAACAAAATTTGAGAAACTATCTTTACAAGCAAGCTAGCGATATGAGAAATAAACACTATGGAAATAGGGTCTACTTAAGAGGGCTTATAGAACTTACAAACTACTGCAAAAACAATTGTTACTACTGTGGTATACAATCTTCTAATAAAAATATTACAAGATATCGACTTTCAACGGATGAAATACTTGAATGTTGTGATATAGGTTATAAGATAGGATACAGAACTTTTGTTTTACAAGGTGGTGAAGACACATATTTTACTGATGATAAGATATGTGAGATTGTTTCAAGTATCAAAAATAAATATGAGGATTGTGCTATAACATTATCATTAGGAGAAAAAAGCTATGACTCCTATAAAAAATACTTTTTAAGTGGTGCAGATAGATATCTTTTAAGACATGAAACTGCTACAGACAGCCATTACAAAAAATTACATCCGCCAAACATTGAACTTAGAACTAGAAAAGAATGCCTTAAAAACCTCAAGGAAATTGGTTATCAAGTAGGTGCTGGATTTATGGTTGAGTCACCATTCCAAAGCAATGAGGACCTTGTTCGTGACTTATTATACCTAAAAGAGTTAAATCCTCATATGGTTGGTATAGGACCTTTTATCCCACATCATGATACAATCTTTAAAGATTATAAACATGGTGATTTAGAAAAAACACTACTTATGCTTTCAATTACAAGACTTCTACTTCCAAAAGTCTTATTACCTGCTACAACAGCTCTTGCATCTATAAACCCTAGTGGTAGAAATGCAGGTCTTTTAGCTGGTTGTAATGTAATTATGCCAAACCTTTCTCCTCAAGAATTTAGAAAACAATATTCTCTTTATGATAACAAAGCCTTTACTGGTCAAGAAGCTTGTGAATATCACCAGAGTTTAGAGGAAAATATCAAGTCACTAGGACTTAAAGTTGACTACTCTCGTGGTGATAATATTGAATGGAGGCGTTTGTAA
- the hydF gene encoding [FeFe] hydrogenase H-cluster maturation GTPase HydF: protein MSLNSTPQSIRVHIGLFGKRNAGKSSVINAITNQSTAIVSDIAGTTTDPVFRPMEILPIGPCVLIDTAGLDDVGELGELRISKSLDILEKTDIALLVVDCQIGVSKEDLSLIEKFNDKNIPHILVLNKIDTIKNQSEILNLTKNKVKCPVVSVSSTDKIGIEDLKNEIIKVLPKDSNEFKLVSDLIEPNDLVVLVVPIDKAAPKGRLILPQQQVIRDILDIGAISIVTKEDSLKETLSNLGKKPKLVITDSQVFPQVDKDTPKDIPLTSFSILFARQKGDLKELIDGAYALENLKDGDKVLMAEGCTHHRQTDDIGTVKIPNMIRKKTGKNITFEFSSGVSFTEDITKYALVVHCGACMMNRAGMLSRIEKAKSFNVPIVNYGILIAYTKGILERSLELFNY from the coding sequence ATGAGTCTAAATTCTACTCCACAATCAATAAGAGTACATATAGGTCTCTTTGGTAAAAGAAATGCAGGTAAATCTAGCGTAATAAACGCTATAACAAATCAAAGTACTGCAATAGTATCAGATATTGCTGGAACTACTACAGACCCAGTATTTAGACCAATGGAAATCCTTCCTATAGGACCTTGTGTTCTTATAGATACTGCTGGTCTTGACGATGTTGGTGAACTTGGTGAGCTTAGAATAAGCAAATCATTAGATATTTTAGAAAAGACAGACATAGCTTTACTAGTAGTGGATTGCCAAATTGGTGTGTCAAAAGAAGATTTATCACTAATTGAAAAGTTTAATGATAAAAATATACCTCACATTTTAGTACTTAACAAGATTGATACAATTAAAAATCAATCTGAAATTTTAAACTTAACTAAAAATAAAGTTAAATGTCCAGTTGTTTCTGTCTCATCAACAGATAAAATTGGAATTGAAGATTTAAAAAATGAAATAATAAAGGTTTTGCCTAAAGACAGTAATGAGTTTAAATTGGTATCAGATTTAATTGAGCCAAATGATTTAGTTGTCTTAGTTGTTCCAATAGATAAGGCAGCTCCAAAAGGTAGGCTTATACTTCCTCAACAGCAAGTTATAAGAGATATTTTGGATATTGGAGCAATTTCTATAGTTACAAAAGAAGATAGCTTAAAAGAAACTCTATCTAATTTAGGTAAAAAACCTAAGCTTGTTATTACTGACTCTCAAGTATTTCCACAAGTGGATAAAGATACTCCAAAAGATATTCCTCTTACATCTTTTTCTATATTGTTCGCTAGACAAAAAGGAGACCTTAAAGAATTAATTGATGGTGCCTATGCTTTAGAAAATTTAAAAGATGGTGACAAGGTCTTGATGGCTGAAGGTTGCACTCATCACAGACAAACTGATGATATTGGAACAGTTAAAATCCCTAATATGATTAGAAAGAAAACTGGTAAAAATATTACTTTTGAATTTAGTTCTGGAGTATCTTTCACTGAAGATATAACTAAATATGCACTTGTAGTTCACTGTGGAGCTTGTATGATGAATAGAGCTGGAATGTTATCTAGAATAGAAAAGGCAAAATCTTTCAATGTACCTATCGTAAACTATGGTATTTTAATAGCATATACAAAAGGTATTTTGGAAAGATCCCTTGAACTTTTCAATTACTAA
- a CDS encoding iron-only hydrogenase system regulator, whose product MKKVAVISAILEEPKECQLKFNEVVSTFKGIIKGRMGIPCEEEGVSIVCIAVVGEMDIINSLTGKLGNIPHVSVKTSISKKEI is encoded by the coding sequence ATGAAAAAGGTTGCGGTTATAAGTGCTATTTTGGAAGAACCAAAAGAATGTCAGCTTAAATTTAATGAAGTTGTATCAACTTTTAAAGGTATTATTAAAGGTAGAATGGGAATTCCTTGTGAAGAAGAAGGTGTCTCAATTGTATGTATAGCAGTTGTTGGCGAAATGGATATTATCAATAGTTTGACTGGTAAATTGGGAAATATACCTCATGTATCTGTAAAAACTAGTATATCAAAAAAAGAAATTTAA
- a CDS encoding M42 family metallopeptidase, whose translation MNLNLTNTINLMKKYLDIPSPAGYTENAVLESKKDFETLGLNTTLTKKGALIATLPGEDDSNQITISAHMDTLGAMVKEISPDGTLKYHKVGGGCWAAIEGENCTVITRKGKKIRGSVVFKYASTHIYGQTKAASERNEETMIIRLDEKVFNKQDILDLGINVGDFVCLDHRFETTESGFIKSRYIDNKAAVAMVLEIARYFKENNLIPKHTTNFYISNYEEIGHGVSKALPEKTREFVAIDIAPTGPSQTSSEHGVTIVAKDNLSLYDFSLRNKLVDVAEDNNLDYAVDVFTFYGSDASEAIRWGEDVQIACVGPGTNNSHHYERTHIEAIENTLKLLINYMLKK comes from the coding sequence ATGAATTTAAATTTAACTAATACTATAAATTTGATGAAGAAGTATCTTGATATACCAAGTCCAGCTGGATATACTGAAAATGCAGTTTTAGAAAGCAAAAAGGATTTTGAAACTTTAGGTCTTAATACTACTCTTACAAAAAAAGGTGCTCTTATAGCTACTCTTCCTGGTGAAGATGATTCAAATCAAATAACAATATCTGCACACATGGATACACTTGGTGCTATGGTAAAAGAAATATCACCAGATGGTACTCTTAAATACCATAAAGTCGGTGGTGGTTGTTGGGCCGCTATAGAAGGTGAAAATTGCACTGTTATAACTAGAAAAGGTAAAAAAATTAGAGGAAGTGTTGTGTTTAAATACGCTTCTACTCATATATATGGACAGACAAAAGCTGCATCTGAAAGAAATGAAGAAACAATGATTATTAGACTTGATGAAAAAGTATTTAATAAACAGGATATTTTGGATTTGGGAATAAATGTTGGAGATTTTGTATGTCTAGACCATCGTTTTGAAACTACAGAATCTGGTTTTATAAAATCTAGATATATAGATAACAAAGCAGCTGTAGCAATGGTTCTTGAAATAGCTAGATACTTTAAGGAAAACAACTTAATACCTAAGCATACTACTAACTTTTATATAAGTAATTATGAGGAAATTGGACATGGTGTCTCTAAAGCTTTACCTGAAAAAACTAGAGAATTTGTAGCAATAGATATAGCACCTACTGGACCAAGTCAAACATCTAGTGAACATGGTGTAACTATAGTTGCAAAAGATAACTTATCTCTATATGATTTTAGTTTAAGAAATAAACTTGTAGATGTTGCAGAAGATAATAATTTAGATTATGCTGTCGATGTATTTACTTTTTATGGTTCAGATGCTTCAGAGGCTATTCGTTGGGGAGAAGATGTTCAAATAGCTTGTGTTGGCCCTGGAACAAATAATAGCCACCACTACGAAAGAACTCATATAGAAGCAATTGAAAATACTCTAAAACTTCTTATAAACTACATGCTAAAAAAATAA
- a CDS encoding DUF819 family protein, with translation MIENGFVFCSFLVVFVGGIFYMVDKLKWKIFDVINPMLLIYLGAAILASFGLFAQNEEVGIYQNIITVNFLPLMLVFLLIQCDLRKILKMGPKMLLSFFCATLTFMFGFVIAFIIFKGSMGADSWKVLGAASGSWIGGSSNMIAAANALGVAEEGLSYAILMGSIGYTVWMSVCLMSVKFGPKFNKWTKCDTSFIDEVTAKLEKENKDNTAPTFVELMTLLSVGFGVAAFAQIVSKILPTSGILNETMWVVLVASTVSILLGMTKISKLKGSTLVGNVFMYLLLAATGSKANFFGLSEAPVYIMFGLVVVLVHAISFIGLAKLFKLDLFTCEVGSIANIGGVTTAPMIAGVHNPVLIPVGVLMGLLGNVIGTYCALIVTQILHMLA, from the coding sequence GTGATTGAAAACGGATTCGTATTTTGTAGTTTTTTAGTTGTATTTGTAGGTGGCATTTTTTACATGGTTGATAAATTAAAATGGAAGATATTCGATGTTATTAATCCAATGCTTTTAATCTATTTAGGAGCTGCTATACTTGCATCATTTGGTTTATTTGCACAAAATGAAGAAGTTGGTATCTATCAGAATATAATAACCGTAAATTTTCTACCATTAATGTTAGTATTCTTATTAATTCAATGTGATTTAAGAAAAATATTAAAAATGGGCCCTAAAATGTTATTATCATTTTTCTGTGCTACATTGACATTTATGTTTGGGTTTGTTATAGCCTTTATAATTTTTAAAGGTTCAATGGGTGCAGATTCATGGAAAGTTCTTGGTGCAGCATCTGGGTCATGGATAGGTGGTTCATCAAATATGATTGCAGCAGCTAATGCTTTAGGTGTTGCAGAAGAAGGGCTTAGTTATGCAATACTTATGGGTTCTATAGGATATACAGTATGGATGTCTGTTTGTCTAATGTCTGTAAAATTTGGACCTAAATTTAACAAATGGACAAAATGTGATACAAGTTTTATAGATGAGGTTACAGCAAAGCTTGAGAAAGAAAATAAAGATAATACAGCACCTACGTTTGTGGAACTTATGACTTTATTATCTGTTGGATTTGGAGTTGCAGCATTTGCACAGATTGTATCTAAGATACTTCCAACTTCAGGCATACTTAATGAGACTATGTGGGTAGTGCTTGTTGCCTCTACAGTATCAATACTGTTAGGTATGACTAAGATATCAAAACTTAAAGGAAGTACATTAGTAGGAAATGTGTTTATGTACTTGCTTCTTGCAGCAACAGGAAGTAAAGCAAATTTCTTTGGACTATCAGAGGCTCCTGTTTACATAATGTTTGGATTAGTAGTAGTTCTTGTACATGCCATTTCATTTATAGGACTTGCAAAACTATTTAAATTAGACTTATTTACTTGTGAGGTAGGAAGTATAGCTAATATAGGTGGTGTAACTACAGCACCAATGATTGCTGGGGTTCATAATCCAGTATTAATTCCAGTAGGTGTACTTATGGGGCTTTTAGGAAATGTTATAGGAACTTATTGTGCTCTTATAGTTACTCAAATATTACATATGTTAGCTTAA